The Longimicrobiaceae bacterium region GTGGACGCAGGCGCGCGGCAGCGCGGCGGCGGTGGCGTTCCAGGCCTCCAGCACCTGCACCCGTTCGGCCCCGCGCAGCAGCGACACCTCCGACACGCGCGCCTCCGGGCGGGCCGCCATCGAATCCAGCAGGGTCTCCAGGTGCCGCGCCATCCGCTCGGCCGTTGCCGCCTCGAACAGCGACGTCCGGCGGGTGAGCGTCCCCGAGAGGCCCGCCTCCCCCTCCAGCATCTCCAGTCCCAGGTCGAATTTGGCGACTCCCTCGCCGGCGGCGAACGGCTCCAGCTCGACCCGGCCCAGCCTGAGCCGGTCGCCGCCGCCGTCACGCCCCAGCGAGAACGCCGCCTGGAACAGGGGCGCGTACATGACACTGCGCTCCGTCACCAGCTCCTCCACCAGGCGCTCGAACGGCACATCCTGGTGGGCGTACGCCCCCAGCGCCTCGTCCCGGACCCGGGCCACCAGCTCCCTCCACGTGGGGTCGCCGCCCAGCCTGCCCCGCAGCGCCAGCATGTTGACGAAGAAGCCCACCAGCCCCTCCAGCTCCGCGTGCGTCCGCCCCGCCACCGGCGTCCCCACCACCACGTCCTCCTGGGCCGCGTAGCGCCCCAGCAGCGCCTGCCAGCCGGCCAGCAGGGTCATGAAAAGCGTCGCCCCCTCGCGCCGCGACAGCGCCCGCAGCGCCCCCGCCGCCTCCTGCGACAGCCGCAGGGGGTGGCTCCCGACCCGGGCGCTCTGGCCCGGCGCGCGCGGGTGGTCCGTGGGGACCTCCAGCAGGGGCGGCGCTCCGGCGAGGCGCGCCTTCCAGTAGCCGAGCTGCTCCGCCAGGACCTCGTCGCTCAGGCGGCGGCGCTGCCACAGGGCGTAGTCCGCGTACTGCACCGGCAGCTCGGGGAGATGCGCCGCCTCGCCCCGGCTCAGCGCGGCGTAGAGGACCGACATCTCGCGCACCAGCACGTCCGTGCTCCACCCGTCGCTGACGATGTGGTGGAGCGTGAAAAGCAGCACGTGCTCCTCGGCGCGCAGCCGCAGCAGCACGCTGCGCAGCAGCGGTCCCCGCGCCAGGTCGAACGGGCGGTCCGCCTCCTCCGCCACCTGCCGCGCCATCTCGCGCTCCGGGTTCGGGAGGGTCCCCAGGTCCACCAGCGGCAGCCGGGCGGGGGCGGGCGGGCAGACGACCTGCACCGGCTCGCCGTCGCGCTCCTCGAAGACCGTCCGCAGCACTTCGTGCCGGCGCACCAGCTCGCCGATGCTCGCGCGCAGCGCGGCGGCGTCCAGCGCGCCGCGCAGGCGCAGCGCGAAGGGCATGTTGTAGGCGGGGCTCTCCGGCTCCAGCCGGTCCACGATCCACAGCCGCTGCTGCGCGAACGAGAGGGGGAGCGGCCCCTCCCGGGAAGCCCGCTCGGGCGGGGCGCCGCCGTCTAGGGTGCCGGCGCGCAGGAGGGCGTCCAGGCGCCCTGCCAGCGCGGCCACCGTGGGCGTCTTGAACACCGCCAGCAGCGGCACCCTCACGCCCAGCGCCTGCCTCACCCGGGCGACGATCTGCATCCCCAGCAGGGAATGGCCCCCCAGCTCGAAGAAGTCGTCCCGCACGCCCACCCGCTCCACGCGCAGCACCTCCGCCCAGATCCCGGCCAGGATCTCCTCCGTGGGAGACCGGGGCGCCACGTACGCGTCCCCCCCGCTCCCCTCGGGCGCCGGCAGCGCGCGCCGGTCCGCCTTTCCGTTGGCCGTCAGCGGCAGAGAATCCAGGATCACGTACGCCGCCGGCGCCATGTACTCCGGGAGCCGCTCCCGCACGCGCTTCTGCACCGCGCCGAGGACGGCTTCCGCTCCCGGCTCCGGCACGAGGTAGGCGACCAGCCGCTTCTCCCCGGGGGCGTCCTCCCGCGCCACCACCACCGCGTCACGCACCCCGCCGTGCTCCCGCAGCGCGGCCTCGATCTCCCCCGGCTCGATCCGGAACCCCCGCACCTTCACCTGCTCGTCCGTCCGCCCCAGGTACTCCAGCTCTCCGTCGGCCCGCCACCGCGCGCGGTCCCCCGTCCGGTACAGCCGCGCCCCCGGCTCCCCCCCAAGCCCGTCCGGCACGAACCTCTCGGCCGTCAGCTCCGGCCGGCCCAGGTACCCCCGCGCCACCCCGGCGCCGCCCACGTACAGCTCCCCCACCACCCCCGCCGGCAGCGGCTGCTGTCCTTCCCCCAGCACGTGAAGCCGCGCCGCGGCTATGGGCCTGCCGATGGGGACGCCGCCGCCCGCGGCGGGCACCTCCGCCACCCGGTACACGCAGCACCCCACCACCGTCTCCGTGGGACCGTACTCGTTGACCAGCGCCGTCCCCGGCGCTACCCGCCTCCAGTACGCCGCCGTCTCGGGGGGGAGGGCCTCCCCGCCCACCACGAGGGTGCGCGCCGCCGCCGCGGCCTCGGCCTCTGAGAGCTGCTCCGCCAGCAGGGCGAGGTGCGCGGGGGTGAGCTTGACCAGGGTGAAGCCCGGCTGCTCGCGCAGCGCCCGGGCGAGCCCGTCCACGCCCGCCTCCTCCGGGACCAGCACCACCCGCCCGCCCTGCAGAAGGGGGACGAGGAGCGAGGTGACCGTCAGGTCGAAGGCCAGGGAGGAGTGCACCGGGGCCCCGTGCCCCTCGCCGGCGTACGCCTCCGCGGCCCACGCCAGGTAGTTGCTCAGCCCCCGGTGCACCACCTCCACCCCCTTGGGCCGGCCGCTGGACCCCGACGTGTAGATCACGTACGCCAGCCCGTCCGGATCGACGCGGGCGGCGGGCGGCCCGGCACTCTCCGCCGCGATCCGAGCTCCGTCGCGGTCCAGGCAGACCGTCTCGCCCGCGTGGGCGGGGAGGCGCTCCAGGAGGCGCTCCTGCGTGAGGAGCACGGGCACGGCGGCGTCGCCCAGCATGTAGGCGATTCGCTCGGCCGGGTAGGCGGGGTCGATGGGCACGTAGGCCCCGCCAGCCATCAGGGTGCCCAGGAGGCCGACCACCAGCTCGGGCGACCGCTCGGCGCAGATCCCCACCCGCGTCTCGGGGCCGACGCCCCGGCTCCGGAGGTGCAAGGCCAGCCGGCCGGCCCTGCACTCCAGCTCTGCGTAGGTGAGCGACTCGCCCCCGAAGGCCACCGCCACGTCGTGCGGGGTGCGCGCCGCCTGCTCCGCGAAGAGCTCGTGCGCGCACGGCAGTAGGTGCGCGGCCGCCGGGGCGCAGGCCGCCTCCAGTAGCCGCGCCCGCTCGGCGCCGCGCAGCATCGACAGCTCGGAGAGCCTGCGCTCCGGGCCCGCCGCCATCTCCTCCAGCAGCGCGGCCAGGTGCACCAGCATCCGCTCGGCAGTGTCCGCGTCGAACAGCGAGGTCCGGTAGCCCAGCACCCCGGTCAGCGCCTCCTCGCCGTCCGTCATCTCCAGCTCCAGGTCGTGCTTGGCCACCCGGGCGATGGCCGAGAACGATGCCACCTCCACCTCGGCCAGCATCAGCGCGGCTTCCTCGCTGGCCGGCTGCAGCAGGAAGTTCACCTGGAAGACCGGGTCGTGGGTGGGGCTGCGCTCCGTCACCATCTCGTCCACCAGGCGCTCGAACGGCAGCTCCTGGTGGGCGTACGCCCCCAGCGCGGTCTCCCGCACCCGCGCCAGCAGCTCCGCGACGGTGGGGTCGCCGGCGAGCTCGCCGCGCAGCGCCAGCATGTTCACGAAGAAGCCGATCAGCCCCTCCGTCTCCCTCCGCGTCCGCCCGGCGATGGGGGTACCCACCACCACGTCGTCGATCCCCGCGTAGCGCGCCAGCAGCAGCTGCCAGCCCGCCAGCAGCGTCATGAACAGCGTCGTGCCCTCCCGCCGTGACAGCGCCCGCAGCGCCCGCGCCGCCTCCGCGGAGAGCGCGAACTCCCGGCTCCCCGCCCGCACGCCGTTGCCCGCCGCGCGCGGGCGGTCGGTGGGCACCTCCAGCAGCGGCGGGGCGCCGCGCAGCTTGTCCTTCCAGTACGCCAGCTGCTCGTCCAGCACCCGCCCCGTGAGCCGGCCGCGCTCCCATACGGCGAAGTCCGTGTACTGCAGCGGCAGTCCCGGCAGCTCCGGCACGCCGCCCCGGCTGAAGGCCTGGTAGAGCTCCGACACCTCGCGCACCAGCACCTTCATGCTCCAGCCGTCGCTGACCACGTGGTGCACGGTGAAGCAGATCACGTGCTCCCGCTCGTCCAGGCGCAGCAGCGTGCTGCGCAGCACGGGCCCGCGGGCCAGGTCGAAGGGCCGCTGCGCCTCGGCGGCGACCAGGCGCCGCGCCTCCCGCTCGCCGTCCGGAACCCCGCGCAGGTCGACGAGCGGCAGCGGCACGGGCGCCGCCGGGCCGATCACCTGCACCGGCTCTCCGCCGTGCTCCCGGATGACCGTGCGCAGGGACTCGTGCCGCCGCACCAGCTCGCTTAGGCTGCGCCGCAGCGCGCGCGGGTCCAGCTCGCCGTGCAGCCGCAGCACGTGCGGGATGTTGTAGGCAGGGCTGTCCGGCTCCATCTGGTGCACGAGCCAGAGCCGCTGCTGCGCGAAGGACAGCGGCGCGGGGCCGCGCGAGGCGCGGCGGGGGATCGTCTCCTGGACCCGCGCGCCCCGCTCCCGCAGGATGTTCTGCAGGAGCACCTGCCTCGCGGCGGACGAGAGGTGCCCGAGCGCGCCCGTGACTCCGTCGGTGGGCTGGTGGCTCATGTGTGGTGACGTTGAAGGATGACGTTCTCTACCGCTCTTCCGGACCGGAGCACGGGTCAATCACCGACGTACGTCTCCTGCCCCGGCTCCACCCGGCTCAGGTGCTCCGCCAGCTGCGCGGCGTCCAGCCCGCCGATCAGCAGCTCCTCCAGCGTCCTCGCCAGGGCCTCCACGGTGGACGCCTCGAAGAGCGTCCGCAGCGGCACCTCGACGCGCATCGCCTGCCGCAGCCGTGAGAGCACCTGCGTCGCGAGCAGCGAGTGCCCCCCCAGCTCGAAGAAGTCGTCCCGCACCCCCACCCGCTCCCGCACCAGCACCTCCGCCCAGATCTCCGCCACGAGCTCCTCCATCGCCGTGCGCGGCGCTTCGTACGCCGCCGCCTCCGGCGCAGGCAGCGCCCGCCGGTCGATCCTGCCGTTGGCGTTCAGGGGGAGCGTTTCCAGGACCACGTACTCCGCCGGCACCAT contains the following coding sequences:
- a CDS encoding amino acid adenylation domain-containing protein codes for the protein MSHQPTDGVTGALGHLSSAARQVLLQNILRERGARVQETIPRRASRGPAPLSFAQQRLWLVHQMEPDSPAYNIPHVLRLHGELDPRALRRSLSELVRRHESLRTVIREHGGEPVQVIGPAAPVPLPLVDLRGVPDGEREARRLVAAEAQRPFDLARGPVLRSTLLRLDEREHVICFTVHHVVSDGWSMKVLVREVSELYQAFSRGGVPELPGLPLQYTDFAVWERGRLTGRVLDEQLAYWKDKLRGAPPLLEVPTDRPRAAGNGVRAGSREFALSAEAARALRALSRREGTTLFMTLLAGWQLLLARYAGIDDVVVGTPIAGRTRRETEGLIGFFVNMLALRGELAGDPTVAELLARVRETALGAYAHQELPFERLVDEMVTERSPTHDPVFQVNFLLQPASEEAALMLAEVEVASFSAIARVAKHDLELEMTDGEEALTGVLGYRTSLFDADTAERMLVHLAALLEEMAAGPERRLSELSMLRGAERARLLEAACAPAAAHLLPCAHELFAEQAARTPHDVAVAFGGESLTYAELECRAGRLALHLRSRGVGPETRVGICAERSPELVVGLLGTLMAGGAYVPIDPAYPAERIAYMLGDAAVPVLLTQERLLERLPAHAGETVCLDRDGARIAAESAGPPAARVDPDGLAYVIYTSGSSGRPKGVEVVHRGLSNYLAWAAEAYAGEGHGAPVHSSLAFDLTVTSLLVPLLQGGRVVLVPEEAGVDGLARALREQPGFTLVKLTPAHLALLAEQLSEAEAAAAARTLVVGGEALPPETAAYWRRVAPGTALVNEYGPTETVVGCCVYRVAEVPAAGGGVPIGRPIAAARLHVLGEGQQPLPAGVVGELYVGGAGVARGYLGRPELTAERFVPDGLGGEPGARLYRTGDRARWRADGELEYLGRTDEQVKVRGFRIEPGEIEAALREHGGVRDAVVVAREDAPGEKRLVAYLVPEPGAEAVLGAVQKRVRERLPEYMAPAAYVILDSLPLTANGKADRRALPAPEGSGGDAYVAPRSPTEEILAGIWAEVLRVERVGVRDDFFELGGHSLLGMQIVARVRQALGVRVPLLAVFKTPTVAALAGRLDALLRAGTLDGGAPPERASREGPLPLSFAQQRLWIVDRLEPESPAYNMPFALRLRGALDAAALRASIGELVRRHEVLRTVFEERDGEPVQVVCPPAPARLPLVDLGTLPNPEREMARQVAEEADRPFDLARGPLLRSVLLRLRAEEHVLLFTLHHIVSDGWSTDVLVREMSVLYAALSRGEAAHLPELPVQYADYALWQRRRLSDEVLAEQLGYWKARLAGAPPLLEVPTDHPRAPGQSARVGSHPLRLSQEAAGALRALSRREGATLFMTLLAGWQALLGRYAAQEDVVVGTPVAGRTHAELEGLVGFFVNMLALRGRLGGDPTWRELVARVRDEALGAYAHQDVPFERLVEELVTERSVMYAPLFQAAFSLGRDGGGDRLRLGRVELEPFAAGEGVAKFDLGLEMLEGEAGLSGTLTRRTSLFEAATAERMARHLETLLDSMAARPEARVSEVSLLRGAERVQVLEAWNATAAALPRACVH